A single genomic interval of Pseudomonadota bacterium harbors:
- a CDS encoding helix-turn-helix domain-containing protein, producing MTCAPPSSDADITALREAVTALRAQPATLADMRAFAALARVSQARLDQLCREHYHLSARTLVDRARVESARASLAAGVSTSAAGSDAGFSSERNYTQQFLHAHGLTPSAYRELANGRIQRRPMRALILRLPAGFATVPIRHLMGRDPSAASERVLQADGHALSLERGFQSADTREAGVLHLSVSGREAHLCITSRSGTPCSPALCLTAHAITRRLLGFESHLPTLRARARDPQCAWFAPLLAHQPGLRVPLMGSEYEALIWAILGQQVNLTFAAQLRAELIRLAQPGLASSDNKLLPHPTPAQVAQLDPKTLQGRRFSRSKARWVVDLSGAIVQGQLRLRALGSAPACEAYDGLLAQKGIGDWTAQYVMLRGMGLNDCVPAADAGLMRNLHGILGTQERPTAHDVARCLAPLAPARSVACQHLWTWQA from the coding sequence ATGACCTGCGCACCACCATCTTCTGATGCTGACATCACTGCCTTGCGTGAGGCCGTCACCGCGCTGCGCGCGCAGCCAGCGACGCTAGCAGACATGCGGGCATTCGCCGCACTCGCGCGGGTCAGCCAGGCCCGCCTCGATCAGCTCTGCCGCGAGCACTACCACCTGAGCGCCCGGACGCTAGTGGATCGAGCTCGCGTAGAGTCGGCGCGCGCGTCCCTGGCAGCCGGCGTCAGTACAAGCGCCGCGGGCAGTGACGCGGGCTTCTCGAGCGAACGGAACTACACGCAGCAGTTTCTCCATGCCCACGGACTCACGCCGTCCGCGTATCGTGAACTGGCCAATGGCCGCATACAGCGCCGACCAATGCGCGCACTCATCCTGCGCCTACCGGCGGGTTTCGCGACGGTGCCCATACGCCATTTGATGGGCCGCGATCCCAGTGCGGCAAGTGAACGCGTGCTGCAGGCCGACGGCCACGCGCTCAGCCTGGAGCGTGGCTTCCAAAGCGCCGACACGAGGGAAGCGGGAGTGTTGCACCTTAGCGTGAGTGGACGCGAGGCCCACCTGTGCATCACCTCCCGCTCGGGCACCCCCTGTTCCCCGGCGCTGTGCCTGACGGCCCACGCCATCACGCGACGGCTCCTGGGCTTCGAGTCTCACCTACCCACCCTGCGCGCGCGAGCACGCGATCCTCAATGCGCCTGGTTCGCGCCACTGCTCGCGCACCAGCCAGGGCTCCGCGTGCCGCTGATGGGCAGTGAGTACGAAGCGCTGATCTGGGCCATCCTCGGCCAGCAGGTCAACCTCACCTTTGCCGCACAGCTGCGTGCCGAATTGATTCGTTTGGCACAACCAGGACTCGCCAGCAGCGACAACAAGCTGCTTCCTCACCCAACGCCGGCGCAGGTGGCGCAACTCGATCCGAAGACGCTTCAGGGGCGACGCTTCTCGCGCAGCAAGGCCCGCTGGGTAGTGGACCTCTCGGGCGCTATCGTGCAGGGTCAGCTGCGCCTTCGTGCGCTCGGCAGTGCACCTGCATGCGAAGCTTACGATGGGCTACTCGCTCAAAAGGGGATAGGCGACTGGACCGCACAGTACGTGATGCTGCGAGGCATGGGCCTGAACGATTGTGTGCCCGCCGCCGACGCGGGACTCATGCGCAACCTCCATGGGATACTG
- the hemH gene encoding ferrochelatase, with translation MPRFAGQRQFDHGSSDRLGILLSNLGTPDAPTPKALRRYLKEFLSDPRVIELPRPIWWLVLNLIILRTRPARSAEAYASVWTDEGSPLLAICKRQRDALQVMMDERFENPPLVALGMRYGNPSIESAMKQMLAGGVRRLLVLPLYPQYGSAITASTFDEVTRVLNGQRWVPQFRFVNSYHDDAAYIEAVATSLREHWQANGRGDVLVFSFHGIPRQSMLAGDPYYCHCLKTARLVADRLQLAEGSFRVTFQSRLGPAEWLQPYTAATMEELGKAGTKRVDVVCPGFSADCVETLEEIQLENRDIFQEAGGGEFSYVPALNDRDDHIEALYDLVVRHASGWPEVTPSQTPYKDENTVKRALAMGAAR, from the coding sequence ATGCCCCGATTCGCCGGCCAACGCCAGTTCGACCACGGCAGTTCTGACCGCCTCGGTATCCTATTGAGCAATCTTGGCACGCCCGATGCGCCCACGCCGAAAGCACTTCGCCGCTATTTGAAGGAGTTCCTGTCAGATCCACGCGTGATCGAGCTCCCGCGCCCGATCTGGTGGCTGGTCCTGAACCTGATCATCCTGCGCACGCGTCCGGCCAGGTCAGCCGAGGCCTACGCCTCCGTGTGGACTGACGAGGGCTCGCCGCTGCTCGCCATCTGCAAGCGCCAGCGCGACGCGCTGCAAGTGATGATGGACGAGCGCTTCGAGAATCCACCACTCGTCGCCTTGGGCATGCGCTACGGCAATCCGTCGATCGAATCGGCCATGAAGCAGATGCTCGCTGGTGGCGTACGGCGCCTGCTGGTGCTGCCCCTCTACCCGCAGTACGGCTCGGCCATTACCGCCTCCACCTTCGACGAGGTGACCCGCGTACTGAACGGCCAGCGCTGGGTGCCTCAGTTTCGCTTCGTCAACAGCTACCACGACGACGCGGCCTACATTGAGGCCGTCGCCACGAGCCTGCGAGAGCACTGGCAAGCGAACGGTCGTGGAGATGTGCTGGTCTTCTCCTTCCACGGCATCCCGCGACAGAGCATGCTCGCTGGCGATCCCTACTATTGCCACTGCCTGAAGACCGCTCGCTTGGTAGCAGATCGGCTGCAACTCGCCGAGGGCAGCTTCCGCGTGACCTTCCAGTCCCGCCTCGGCCCCGCCGAGTGGCTGCAGCCCTACACGGCCGCCACCATGGAGGAGTTGGGCAAGGCCGGCACTAAGCGGGTGGACGTGGTCTGCCCGGGCTTCTCTGCCGACTGTGTGGAAACACTGGAGGAGATCCAGCTGGAGAATCGTGACATCTTCCAGGAAGCGGGCGGCGGAGAGTTCTCCTACGTGCCTGCACTTAACGATCGCGATGACCACATCGAGGCGTTGTATGATCTGGTCGTGCGCCACGCCAGTGGGTGGCCGGAAGTCACGCCCAGCCAAACGCCTTACAAGGACGAGAACACGGTTAAACGTGCGCTCGCCATGGGTGCTGCGCGCTAG
- a CDS encoding amino acid carrier protein — translation MQQLNDFMAAINAVLWHEIVLFALLGTGVLFTLWSRFSQFRALSHGTELLRGRYDASDAPGAVSHFQAMTAALSGTVGLGNIGGVALAISLGGPGAVFWMWLVGLVGMATKLTEVTLAMLYRNVDDPRNPHGGPMWVARKGFAAKRADLAGFGKAVGVLLCITLLIATTTGGNMFQAWSVGDLTESYFGVPSVITGIVLALIVGSVIIGGISRIGAVTSKLVPAMVALYLLAGSFVLLSNAGAIPQMLILIVTSAFSPADAQGAFIGGSVASAFLFGMKRAQFSNEAGQGTSPIVHAAARTHEPVREGVVAGLEPFVDTVVVCTFTALIILSTGVWNRPPGAYFETAPTVLPVSASMWTVETMAAPARVDGRAWSTADDVFLIYQADANPASGNALHRLYGHVEFGASGEATLVWGEFTSGVVPQVQNAGIYLDYTGATLTAQAFDSVAPGLGQWLVTFAAWLFAISTMVSWSYYGEQGIVYLAGQRAVLPYKVAYCALIVVATLGFIRTSTELDNLTGIGMGVMLVANLPIMWLFGHQAIAAYRNYIRRLDSGEFEKQQ, via the coding sequence ATGCAGCAACTGAACGATTTCATGGCCGCGATCAACGCGGTGCTGTGGCATGAGATCGTGCTGTTCGCCCTGCTCGGCACCGGCGTGTTGTTCACCCTGTGGAGCCGCTTCTCCCAATTTCGCGCCCTCTCCCACGGCACCGAGCTCCTGCGCGGACGCTACGACGCCAGCGACGCGCCCGGGGCGGTCAGCCACTTCCAGGCAATGACGGCCGCCCTGTCGGGCACGGTGGGCCTTGGCAACATCGGCGGCGTCGCGCTCGCAATTTCGCTCGGCGGCCCGGGGGCCGTGTTTTGGATGTGGCTCGTGGGTCTTGTCGGCATGGCCACCAAGCTCACGGAAGTGACCCTGGCGATGCTCTACCGCAACGTCGACGACCCCCGCAATCCCCACGGAGGCCCCATGTGGGTGGCCCGCAAGGGCTTCGCCGCCAAGCGCGCCGACCTCGCCGGCTTCGGCAAGGCCGTGGGCGTGCTCCTGTGCATCACCCTGCTAATCGCCACCACCACCGGTGGCAACATGTTCCAGGCTTGGAGCGTGGGTGACCTCACGGAAAGCTACTTCGGAGTGCCCAGCGTGATCACGGGCATCGTGCTCGCGCTCATCGTGGGTTCGGTGATCATCGGCGGCATCAGCCGCATCGGCGCCGTCACCTCCAAGCTGGTACCGGCGATGGTGGCTCTCTACCTGCTCGCAGGCAGCTTCGTGCTCCTCAGCAACGCAGGGGCTATCCCCCAGATGCTGATCCTCATCGTGACGTCAGCGTTTTCGCCCGCCGACGCGCAGGGCGCATTCATCGGCGGTAGCGTCGCCAGCGCGTTCCTCTTCGGCATGAAGCGCGCGCAATTCTCAAACGAGGCGGGCCAGGGCACGTCGCCCATCGTGCACGCAGCGGCGAGGACCCACGAACCCGTTCGCGAGGGGGTGGTCGCGGGCCTCGAGCCCTTCGTCGATACGGTGGTGGTGTGCACCTTTACCGCGCTGATCATCCTCAGCACAGGCGTGTGGAACCGGCCGCCGGGTGCCTACTTTGAGACGGCACCAACAGTGTTGCCCGTCTCCGCGTCCATGTGGACCGTGGAGACGATGGCGGCTCCGGCCCGTGTGGACGGGCGTGCCTGGAGTACGGCGGACGACGTCTTCCTCATCTATCAGGCGGACGCAAATCCAGCTTCTGGCAACGCGCTGCACCGACTGTACGGACACGTCGAGTTCGGGGCGTCCGGAGAGGCGACGCTAGTCTGGGGGGAGTTCACGAGCGGGGTCGTGCCACAGGTTCAGAACGCCGGAATCTACCTCGACTACACGGGCGCTACCCTAACGGCGCAGGCCTTCGACAGCGTGGCCCCGGGCCTTGGCCAGTGGTTGGTGACCTTCGCCGCCTGGCTGTTCGCCATCTCCACCATGGTGTCTTGGAGTTACTACGGCGAGCAGGGCATCGTGTACCTCGCCGGCCAACGAGCAGTCCTGCCCTACAAGGTCGCCTACTGTGCACTGATCGTCGTGGCCACCTTGGGCTTCATCCGCACCAGCACCGAGCTCGACAACCTCACCGGCATCGGCATGGGAGTCATGCTGGTAGCCAACCTGCCGATCATGTGGCTGTTCGGCCACCAGGCTATTGCTGCTTACCGCAACTACATTCGCCGCCTCGATTCGGGTGAGTTTGAAAAACAGCAATAA
- a CDS encoding MATE family efflux transporter: protein MSAPTPSSSRRLTRELSAMLHLAAPIIVNNLATTGMGFFDTVMSGRLGATTLAAVAVGHALYMMPYLLGLGLLMAVNPLTAHRVGAGERGRVGRLFRQALWLALALAVVLLLTLQWSDEFLRWIGIDEAVLPETAGYIGAIAWGLPALFAFLTLRYTSEGIGHTAPILLTAVIGFAINLLGNYVLMFGHFGLPALGAVGCGLASAFAHWSMLVVLFVYVLVRRRVYARLNLFSRFEWPRLDRLREIVGLGLPIGGSVLAEASLFTCVGLMMGTLGAHVVGAHQIAINYAAMMFMLPLSVHNAVTVRVGHALGAGQADDARFRAWLGVSLCGAFMVLSAVVMLIFGEQIVGFYLRPGEAEQVRTVAISLLGMAALFQISDGLQVGAAGALRGYKDTRIPFLMNLFSYWVVGFPLAYLLGIVLELGPRTVWIGLVVGLTVCAVLLNYRLWQVSRRPWMATAATPAPS, encoded by the coding sequence ATGAGCGCCCCGACACCATCTTCTTCCCGTCGTCTGACCCGCGAATTGAGCGCCATGCTGCACCTGGCGGCGCCGATCATCGTCAACAACCTGGCGACCACCGGTATGGGGTTCTTCGACACGGTGATGTCCGGCCGCCTGGGCGCAACCACGCTCGCCGCCGTGGCGGTGGGCCACGCGCTCTACATGATGCCGTACCTCCTTGGCCTCGGCCTGCTGATGGCGGTCAACCCGCTCACGGCGCATCGCGTCGGGGCTGGCGAGCGGGGCCGCGTGGGGCGCCTGTTTCGCCAGGCCTTATGGTTGGCGCTGGCGCTAGCCGTCGTGCTCCTGTTGACGCTCCAGTGGAGTGATGAGTTTCTCCGTTGGATCGGTATCGACGAGGCGGTTCTGCCGGAAACGGCGGGTTACATCGGTGCTATCGCCTGGGGCTTGCCCGCCCTGTTCGCCTTTCTCACCTTGCGCTACACGAGCGAGGGCATCGGTCATACGGCACCTATCCTGCTAACGGCAGTGATAGGTTTTGCGATCAATCTGCTAGGGAACTACGTGCTCATGTTCGGGCACTTCGGTTTGCCGGCGCTCGGTGCGGTGGGCTGTGGACTGGCCTCGGCGTTTGCGCATTGGAGCATGCTGGTCGTGCTTTTCGTCTACGTGCTGGTGCGGCGACGGGTCTACGCGCGCCTGAATCTCTTCTCTCGCTTCGAGTGGCCGCGCCTGGATCGCCTACGCGAGATCGTGGGCCTGGGGCTGCCGATCGGGGGCTCGGTGCTCGCCGAGGCGAGCCTGTTCACCTGCGTTGGTCTGATGATGGGGACGCTGGGAGCCCACGTGGTTGGGGCGCATCAGATCGCGATCAATTACGCGGCGATGATGTTCATGCTGCCCCTATCGGTGCACAACGCCGTGACCGTACGCGTGGGGCATGCACTCGGGGCGGGCCAAGCCGATGATGCGCGCTTTCGCGCGTGGCTAGGGGTGAGCCTGTGCGGCGCCTTTATGGTGCTATCTGCCGTCGTGATGCTGATCTTCGGTGAGCAGATCGTTGGCTTTTACCTGCGCCCCGGTGAGGCGGAACAGGTGCGCACGGTGGCGATTAGCCTGCTCGGCATGGCGGCCCTGTTTCAGATTTCCGATGGTCTTCAGGTGGGTGCAGCGGGTGCTCTGCGCGGCTATAAGGACACGCGGATCCCGTTCCTCATGAATCTCTTCTCGTACTGGGTGGTGGGTTTTCCCCTCGCGTACCTGCTCGGTATCGTACTCGAGCTGGGCCCACGTACGGTGTGGATTGGACTGGTCGTGGGGCTCACGGTGTGCGCGGTGCTGCTCAACTATCGACTTTGGCAGGTGAGCCGGCGCCCGTGGATGGCGACCGCGGCGACGCCCGCGCCATCGTGA
- a CDS encoding DUF429 domain-containing protein — protein sequence MDGDRGDARAIVTLPTLEPAIGVAIGVDGCRCGWLAVSLCDDGVASWGVFAGFEEVLVRWPEGRILVDMPIGLADDAPRAVEREARQRLGRGRASSVFAVPSRAAVYAPNYESACERNRERLGVAISKQAWYLTPKIRELDRLLADDPSRRQRIVEAHPELCFAALAADGVAMAQSKKTDAGQAERYAVLTQHLATAHIVREAILRSTRRADVAPDDVADALVLAVSARMALTRIPADADACAHMVFPTNRSDP from the coding sequence GTGGATGGCGACCGCGGCGACGCCCGCGCCATCGTGACCCTGCCGACGCTCGAGCCGGCGATCGGCGTCGCGATTGGCGTAGATGGTTGCCGTTGCGGCTGGCTCGCGGTCAGCCTTTGCGATGATGGCGTGGCGAGCTGGGGCGTGTTTGCCGGCTTTGAGGAGGTGCTAGTTCGCTGGCCTGAAGGTCGAATACTCGTCGACATGCCTATCGGCTTGGCCGATGATGCGCCGCGCGCCGTAGAGCGCGAGGCGCGCCAGCGCCTCGGCCGTGGTCGTGCCTCCTCCGTCTTTGCTGTCCCTAGCCGAGCCGCCGTCTACGCGCCGAACTACGAAAGCGCCTGCGAGCGAAATCGCGAGCGCCTCGGTGTGGCGATCAGCAAACAGGCCTGGTACCTCACGCCGAAGATCCGCGAGTTGGATCGCTTGCTCGCTGATGATCCGTCACGCCGCCAGCGCATCGTGGAGGCGCACCCAGAGCTGTGTTTCGCCGCGCTCGCGGCCGATGGTGTCGCCATGGCCCAGAGCAAGAAGACCGATGCCGGCCAGGCGGAGCGCTACGCCGTCTTGACGCAACACCTGGCGACCGCTCACATCGTTCGAGAGGCGATACTGCGCTCCACGCGGCGGGCTGATGTGGCCCCAGACGATGTTGCTGACGCTCTCGTCCTGGCGGTCAGCGCCCGCATGGCTCTCACGAGAATTCCGGCGGATGCTGATGCCTGTGCGCATATGGTGTTTCCGACTAATCGCAGTGATCCGTAA
- a CDS encoding ATP-binding protein, whose product MRLRWQLLLVSLLTLALPWAGWRYTVAVERAQRADRQTGLVENAALVERILSARLERLPDPLLETQGRNPARELSARQLTRTVLIDGFVDEWAPVASGATGTKRTRWQAGLDDRFIYLYVEADDNSPRYRSAPGAGDADHDALVLIFDAPNGERTFARIDTPSPGPVSARHLRDDDVLPRIRGFWRAAPGGHAIEVRLPLDMVGDRFGFAILDANDDGQYTRLSGSLEGDLAEMPRPATVSSWRSVQPGLLIRPAARINELLSQLRRPGQRLSVVDSAGWRVASSGRLSDVALPDRYAADGITEARSVPFTEALLRFLLRREDEAMPVVRTDLPRPSLVSLDGALGGTPGGMRYRVAGDVDGPVVLSAAHPMRGRENEVLGAVLIEQSTDRFLTLNTPAFSGLMQTTVLASLIAALGLLAYATVLSLRIARLRNAAERAADGVLRPGAALSTHMPLTRSGDELGDLARSFQVLLERLREQTDYLKTLAQKLSHELRTPLTIVQSSLENLDGEHSVETQEYLTRAAAGTRRLGAILKAMSEATRLEQSLETVEFERFDLRTLVMGMHAGYGTAYPDATFGLRLPVHTATSPLNGAPELIAQLLDKLVDNAVSFSPQAKLIELALEETADTYRLIVRNEGPPLPRDMQARLFDSMVSVREGGSRRIDDERDDGSPHLGLGLYVVRLVAQLHGGRVDASNVDQPLGAVFRVSLPKAAPG is encoded by the coding sequence ATGCGCCTTCGCTGGCAACTGCTGCTGGTCAGCCTACTGACCCTGGCTCTGCCTTGGGCCGGCTGGCGCTACACAGTGGCCGTCGAGCGCGCTCAGCGAGCGGATCGCCAGACCGGGCTAGTGGAGAACGCGGCCCTAGTCGAACGCATCCTGTCGGCGCGCCTCGAACGCCTACCGGATCCTCTGTTGGAGACCCAGGGCCGCAACCCGGCGCGCGAACTTAGCGCGCGCCAGCTGACGCGAACCGTATTGATCGATGGCTTCGTCGATGAATGGGCGCCGGTCGCAAGCGGCGCCACGGGTACGAAGCGCACGCGCTGGCAAGCCGGTCTCGACGATCGCTTCATCTACCTCTACGTGGAGGCCGATGACAACAGCCCGCGCTACCGCTCTGCCCCTGGCGCCGGCGATGCGGATCATGACGCCCTAGTCCTCATCTTCGACGCGCCGAACGGCGAACGCACCTTCGCACGCATCGACACTCCCTCGCCCGGGCCGGTTAGCGCTCGGCACCTGCGCGACGACGACGTGCTGCCGCGGATCCGTGGGTTCTGGCGCGCCGCCCCTGGCGGGCACGCGATCGAAGTGCGCTTGCCGCTGGATATGGTCGGCGACCGCTTTGGTTTCGCCATTCTCGACGCGAATGATGATGGCCAATACACGCGACTGAGCGGAAGCCTTGAGGGCGACCTCGCCGAGATGCCTCGTCCGGCGACCGTCAGCAGCTGGCGTTCGGTCCAGCCAGGACTGTTGATCCGCCCTGCAGCACGCATCAATGAACTCCTTAGCCAACTACGTCGCCCTGGCCAGCGTCTCAGTGTGGTAGACAGCGCAGGATGGAGAGTGGCGAGCTCCGGTCGACTAAGCGACGTGGCGCTCCCCGATCGCTACGCCGCCGACGGCATCACCGAGGCGAGGAGCGTCCCCTTCACGGAAGCACTGCTTCGCTTCCTCCTGCGTCGTGAAGACGAAGCGATGCCCGTGGTGCGCACAGATTTGCCAAGACCCTCCCTCGTCAGCCTAGACGGTGCCCTAGGCGGCACGCCCGGCGGCATGCGTTATCGCGTGGCCGGTGACGTTGATGGCCCGGTCGTCCTCTCTGCTGCCCACCCGATGCGCGGGCGCGAGAACGAAGTGCTCGGGGCGGTGCTCATCGAGCAATCCACGGACAGGTTTCTCACCCTCAACACACCCGCGTTCTCAGGATTGATGCAAACCACCGTGCTAGCGAGCCTCATCGCTGCCTTGGGCTTGCTCGCCTACGCCACCGTGCTGTCCCTGCGCATCGCTCGCCTGCGCAACGCCGCTGAGCGGGCGGCGGACGGGGTGCTCCGACCGGGCGCCGCCTTGAGTACACACATGCCCCTGACCCGCTCCGGTGATGAACTCGGCGATCTGGCCCGGAGCTTTCAGGTGCTGCTCGAACGTCTGCGGGAGCAGACCGACTACCTGAAAACCCTGGCCCAGAAGCTCTCCCACGAGCTGCGCACGCCCCTGACCATCGTGCAATCGTCGCTGGAGAATCTCGACGGCGAGCACTCGGTGGAGACCCAAGAGTATCTGACCCGCGCCGCCGCAGGCACGCGGCGGTTGGGGGCCATCCTCAAAGCGATGAGCGAGGCGACGCGCCTAGAGCAAAGTCTGGAGACGGTTGAGTTCGAGCGCTTCGACCTGCGGACGCTTGTGATGGGCATGCACGCGGGGTATGGGACAGCCTACCCCGATGCCACTTTCGGGCTGCGTCTACCCGTGCATACCGCGACGAGCCCCCTAAACGGCGCGCCAGAGTTGATCGCCCAGCTGCTCGATAAGCTCGTGGACAACGCCGTCAGCTTTTCTCCCCAAGCCAAGCTGATCGAACTGGCGCTGGAAGAGACTGCGGATACGTATCGATTGATCGTGCGCAACGAAGGCCCACCGCTGCCAAGAGACATGCAGGCCCGCCTGTTCGACAGCATGGTGTCGGTGCGAGAGGGGGGATCTCGACGCATCGACGACGAGCGCGACGACGGCTCGCCCCACTTGGGGCTGGGCCTCTACGTGGTGAGGCTGGTCGCGCAGCTGCACGGCGGGCGAGTGGACGCCTCGAACGTGGATCAGCCCCTGGGCGCAGTTTTCCGCGTCAGCTTGCCAAAGGCAGCGCCGGGGTAG
- the pdsR gene encoding proteobacterial dedicated sortase system response regulator: MSRHIAIVEDEPDIRANYSAAFTRLGYRVSTYGNREDALRAFRDRLPELVIVDVGLGDDVEGGFELCRELRSMSQRLPVIFLTARDSELDVISGLRLGADDYLTKDISIAHLTTRVVALLRRVDALTSQEAAEDVLERGKLRLDLDRMHVSWDGQEVPLTLTEFWIVHALARYPGHVKNRQQLMEAANVVFDDSTVTSQVKRIRRKFVAADTAFDAIETVYGMGYRWLDGR; this comes from the coding sequence ATGAGCCGCCACATCGCCATCGTCGAGGACGAACCCGACATCCGCGCCAACTACTCGGCCGCCTTCACGCGCCTGGGCTACCGCGTGAGCACCTACGGCAATCGCGAGGATGCCCTGCGCGCCTTTCGCGATCGATTGCCGGAACTGGTGATCGTCGATGTGGGCCTCGGCGACGACGTGGAGGGCGGCTTCGAGCTGTGCCGCGAGCTGCGCAGCATGTCCCAGCGCCTACCGGTGATCTTCCTCACCGCCCGCGACTCGGAGCTCGACGTGATCTCCGGCCTGCGCCTGGGCGCCGACGACTACCTCACCAAGGACATCTCCATCGCCCACCTCACCACGCGCGTGGTCGCGCTCCTGCGACGGGTCGATGCACTGACCAGCCAGGAAGCAGCTGAAGATGTACTCGAGCGCGGCAAGCTGCGCCTGGACCTCGACCGGATGCACGTTAGCTGGGACGGGCAGGAGGTACCGCTCACGCTGACAGAGTTCTGGATCGTGCATGCCCTGGCCCGCTACCCCGGCCACGTGAAGAACCGCCAGCAGCTCATGGAGGCCGCCAACGTGGTCTTCGACGACAGCACGGTGACCTCCCAGGTGAAGCGCATCCGGCGAAAGTTCGTGGCCGCCGATACGGCCTTCGATGCGATCGAGACCGTGTACGGCATGGGCTACCGCTGGCTCGACGGGCGCTAG
- the ggt gene encoding gamma-glutamyltransferase, translating into MSHAAPAFLVGALRRLTALVLLALLGIAAAQAVEAVNTFEPTAVSLGASSDGVHGENGVVSSRSSLASEAGVAIMRQGGNAIDAAVATGFALAVTYPSAGNIGGGGFMVIHLADGTLVTNDHRERAPLAASRDMYLDKEGKVIPGLSRESHLASGVPGTVAGLLDVLERYGTLPRAQVMAPAIALAEDGFALGYDMVGQFDRRQEVFARHEPTLRMFTHPTGRPYAVGDVFRQPYLAATLKRIAAEGKAGFYAGRTADLLVAEMERGGGIISHEDLAQYESVWREPMLGTYRDYEVMSMPPPSSGGTLLIQMLNMLEAYDVSEMGYGSANAVHLMVEAERRAYADRAEHLGDSDFYEVPLAMLTDKGYARMRMETYDPSVASLSDDILPGQVAPEPVDTTHASVMDKAGNAVAYTTTLNLSYGAKYVIPGAGFLMNNEMDDFSVKADEPNAYGLIGRVANEIQPGKRMLSSMTPTILLKDDKPVLVTGSPGGSTIITTVFQVVVNTVDHKMKLLDAVGRPRFHHQWKPERVIYEPFGLSPDTLMLLNLRGHDMRPLPGQWLLGDANSVSRLEDGSLLGVSDPRNDGGAAAY; encoded by the coding sequence TTGAGTCACGCCGCCCCCGCATTTCTCGTCGGCGCCCTGCGCCGCCTAACCGCGCTCGTCCTCCTGGCCTTGCTCGGGATCGCTGCCGCCCAGGCAGTCGAGGCGGTGAACACCTTCGAGCCCACGGCCGTATCCCTCGGCGCTAGCAGCGATGGCGTGCACGGCGAGAACGGCGTGGTGTCTTCGCGCTCGTCGCTGGCCTCCGAGGCCGGCGTCGCTATCATGCGCCAGGGTGGCAACGCCATCGACGCCGCGGTGGCGACGGGCTTCGCCCTGGCGGTGACCTACCCTTCTGCCGGCAACATAGGCGGTGGCGGCTTCATGGTCATCCACCTCGCCGATGGCACCCTAGTGACCAATGACCACCGCGAGCGCGCCCCCCTGGCAGCCAGCCGCGACATGTACCTCGACAAGGAAGGCAAAGTCATCCCTGGCCTGTCCCGCGAGTCGCACCTCGCCTCTGGCGTGCCTGGTACAGTCGCGGGTCTTCTAGATGTGCTCGAGCGCTACGGCACGCTACCGCGCGCGCAGGTGATGGCGCCCGCGATCGCCCTCGCCGAAGATGGCTTCGCCCTCGGCTACGACATGGTGGGGCAGTTCGATCGGCGCCAGGAGGTCTTTGCGCGTCACGAACCCACCCTGCGCATGTTCACGCACCCGACGGGTCGCCCCTACGCGGTGGGCGACGTCTTCCGCCAACCCTACCTTGCCGCCACCCTCAAGCGCATCGCCGCCGAGGGCAAGGCAGGCTTCTATGCGGGTCGGACGGCAGACCTGCTGGTGGCGGAGATGGAGCGCGGCGGCGGCATCATCAGCCACGAGGACCTCGCCCAGTACGAGTCCGTCTGGCGCGAGCCGATGCTCGGCACTTACCGAGACTATGAGGTAATGAGCATGCCTCCGCCCTCGTCTGGCGGTACGCTGCTCATCCAGATGCTCAACATGCTGGAAGCCTACGACGTTAGCGAGATGGGCTACGGCAGCGCCAACGCTGTACACCTGATGGTGGAGGCGGAGCGCCGCGCCTACGCGGACCGCGCCGAACACCTGGGCGACAGCGACTTCTACGAGGTACCCCTGGCCATGCTCACGGACAAGGGCTACGCCCGCATGCGCATGGAGACCTACGATCCGTCCGTCGCCTCACTTAGCGATGACATTTTGCCGGGCCAGGTGGCACCTGAGCCCGTCGACACCACGCACGCCTCGGTAATGGACAAGGCCGGTAACGCTGTGGCCTACACCACCACCCTCAACCTCTCCTACGGGGCCAAGTATGTGATCCCCGGAGCCGGGTTTCTGATGAACAACGAGATGGACGACTTTTCGGTGAAGGCAGACGAGCCGAACGCCTACGGCCTCATCGGCCGCGTGGCCAACGAGATCCAGCCGGGCAAGCGCATGCTCTCCTCGATGACGCCGACGATCCTCCTAAAAGACGACAAGCCCGTACTGGTGACCGGCTCGCCAGGCGGCTCGACAATCATCACCACGGTGTTCCAGGTGGTCGTGAACACCGTAGATCACAAGATGAAGCTTCTCGACGCGGTCGGTCGCCCGCGCTTCCACCACCAGTGGAAGCCCGAGCGGGTCATCTACGAGCCCTTCGGCTTGTCACCTGACACGCTGATGCTGCTGAACCTGCGCGGCCACGACATGCGCCCGCTACCGGGCCAGTGGCTGTTGGGCGATGCGAACTCCGTGAGCCGACTGGAGGATGGGTCACTGCTGGGGGTGAGTGACCCACGCAACGACGGTGGGGCGGCAGCCTATTAG